One genomic segment of Falsiruegeria litorea R37 includes these proteins:
- a CDS encoding ParB/RepB/Spo0J family partition protein produces the protein MAKRRRLTAPDADTLRELDEGFAAKPVDALSMTAPIAQVAGEAAALAGMTSVTDRATQARDSAEAEQFRQAKAAGLVAQPIALDEIDADFIRRDRLTEDPELMAELLASIRASGLRSPIEVSATSEGFGLISGYRRLKAYQVLASEDPAFGQIPAYVRDADAGQDAYVSMVEENEVRANLTPYERGRIAVLSAGQGVFPSVSDAVDALFASVSKAKRSKVRSFALVHECLGDLLRFPAALTEKAGLQLASALRDGAQAELRVALDGSDCTSASEEWSVLSKALSTRGKSEKDPRKGGRPSSNTRLPSVYVEDGSELRGELSANGFRVELFGRKIDPTTGEIIMREIRRILED, from the coding sequence ATGGCAAAACGTAGACGTTTGACCGCCCCGGATGCTGACACTCTGCGTGAGTTGGATGAGGGTTTCGCCGCGAAACCAGTGGATGCGTTGTCGATGACAGCTCCGATTGCTCAGGTCGCAGGCGAGGCCGCTGCGCTTGCCGGCATGACATCCGTGACAGATCGGGCGACCCAGGCAAGGGACTCGGCCGAGGCCGAGCAGTTCCGACAGGCCAAGGCAGCAGGACTTGTCGCCCAACCCATTGCGCTGGACGAGATCGACGCGGACTTCATCCGACGTGACCGGCTGACCGAAGACCCCGAGTTGATGGCGGAATTGCTGGCGTCGATCCGCGCGTCGGGTCTGCGCAGCCCGATCGAGGTTTCTGCCACATCTGAAGGGTTTGGTCTGATCTCGGGCTACCGGCGTTTGAAAGCCTATCAGGTGCTGGCGAGCGAAGACCCGGCTTTCGGTCAAATCCCGGCCTATGTGCGCGATGCGGATGCAGGGCAGGATGCCTATGTCTCGATGGTCGAAGAGAACGAGGTGCGCGCCAACCTGACACCATATGAACGAGGTCGGATTGCAGTGCTGTCGGCGGGGCAGGGCGTGTTCCCTAGCGTTTCTGACGCAGTGGATGCGCTGTTTGCTTCGGTGTCCAAGGCCAAACGTTCCAAGGTGCGTAGCTTTGCTTTGGTTCATGAGTGTCTCGGTGACCTGCTGCGTTTCCCGGCGGCCTTGACTGAAAAAGCAGGGTTGCAATTGGCGTCTGCATTGCGGGACGGGGCGCAGGCAGAATTGCGTGTGGCGCTTGACGGATCTGATTGCACTTCAGCCAGCGAAGAATGGAGTGTTCTCAGCAAAGCTTTGTCGACGCGTGGCAAGTCCGAAAAGGACCCGCGCAAAGGTGGGCGCCCAAGCAGCAACACGCGCTTGCCGTCAGTCTATGTGGAAGATGGGTCTGAGTTGCGCGGAGAGTTGTCTGCCAACGGGTTCAGGGTCGAGCTATTTGGCCGCAAGATCGACCCGACTACTGGTGAAATCATCATGCGCGAAATTCGCCGGATTCTGGAAGACTGA
- a CDS encoding sterol desaturase family protein has protein sequence MWHNTGGVLFNAGHFLSIGSLLIAFLIAFLVVVARIHKRTGGLPTPRRILAVLFPRSVFLHGSAKIDYWIFLINQGVLFWMTVTVLLSPALVSELVLGLANWIGLEGGNVETGLAGRVFYSAMLVLLWDFGASWAHYLKHRVPILWELHKVHHSAEVMTPVTAMRRHPIEAVFGSLVSAVVMGTGIAVWVFAFGQSPMPFTIFGTLAGIWVWRMAGYNLRHTHVWISYGDFWNRVFISPAQHQVHHSKSPEHFDTNFGHIFSFWDTLFGTLYLPQKDERVEFGIEDRDMEQFRSLWGVYITPVVKIWRRFCKKPSQNGQVPAE, from the coding sequence ATGTGGCATAACACAGGCGGTGTTCTGTTCAATGCGGGGCATTTTCTGAGCATTGGGTCACTTCTGATTGCGTTTCTGATCGCCTTTCTTGTTGTGGTGGCACGCATTCACAAGCGGACGGGCGGCCTGCCGACACCGCGGCGCATATTGGCCGTCTTGTTTCCCCGCAGTGTTTTCCTGCACGGCTCTGCCAAGATTGATTATTGGATATTCCTCATTAATCAGGGCGTTCTGTTTTGGATGACGGTGACCGTTCTTCTAAGCCCGGCGCTGGTATCGGAACTGGTTCTTGGTCTGGCAAATTGGATCGGTCTGGAAGGGGGCAACGTGGAAACCGGTCTTGCCGGGCGGGTCTTCTATTCGGCGATGCTGGTGCTGCTATGGGACTTTGGCGCGTCTTGGGCTCACTACCTCAAGCACCGCGTTCCCATTCTTTGGGAACTGCACAAAGTTCACCATTCCGCCGAGGTGATGACCCCCGTCACAGCGATGCGCCGTCATCCGATCGAGGCTGTATTCGGCTCTTTGGTAAGCGCCGTTGTCATGGGGACAGGCATTGCGGTGTGGGTCTTTGCTTTTGGTCAAAGCCCGATGCCCTTCACGATCTTTGGCACCCTCGCGGGGATCTGGGTCTGGCGCATGGCCGGGTATAACCTGCGACATACTCATGTCTGGATCAGCTATGGTGATTTCTGGAACCGGGTCTTCATCTCACCTGCCCAGCATCAGGTTCATCACAGCAAGTCGCCTGAGCATTTTGACACGAATTTCGGTCACATCTTTTCGTTCTGGGACACGCTGTTTGGAACGCTTTACCTTCCCCAAAAGGACGAGCGCGTGGAATTTGGCATCGAAGACCGCGACATGGAACAGTTCCGTTCTCTATGGGGCGTCTACATTACGCCAGTCGTGAAAATCTGGCGGCGGTTTTGTAAAAAGCCATCGCAAAACGGCCAGGTTCCAGCGGAATAA
- a CDS encoding MBOAT family O-acyltransferase yields MLFASLPFLLGFLPAVLIATYAMRRGFGPRGALAALTIASLVFYGWYHPPFLALLLGSVGANFFLAHRIAARPTRLLTGTGVAFNLGLLGWYKYAGFFDDIARAVSGSGLGIPEILLPLGISFFTFQQIAYLVDIHQGKAKPGDALEYLFFVSFFPQLIAGPIVHHRDMIPQLSQPRFAMFKSEDIASGLVLFCIGLAKKVLIADGLAPGADAMFQAQSLGIELSLAEAWLGMLCYTFQIYFDFSGYADMALGLGLLFGLKLPVNFNSPYKSTDIIEFWRRWHITLSTFLRDYLYIPFGGSRHGPVRRYANLWIVMLLGGLWHGAGWQFVVWGGLHGAYLTAAHFWRANSMPKLSPKIGFALTFAAVVIAWVFFCAETVHQAFAVLHAMFGATTVNYTSVVVFPELNPLLVTLLLAMLLAFFAPNSIEISKRLETPSIRTSRSLWYAVGGCIAALSLTHLYSSGSHAFIYFQF; encoded by the coding sequence GTGCTCTTCGCATCCCTTCCATTTCTGCTTGGGTTCCTGCCGGCGGTGTTGATCGCAACCTATGCGATGCGCCGCGGGTTTGGCCCGCGCGGAGCATTGGCGGCGTTGACCATCGCGTCACTTGTTTTCTATGGCTGGTATCATCCGCCGTTCCTGGCTCTGTTGTTGGGTTCGGTTGGAGCGAACTTCTTTCTTGCCCATAGAATTGCGGCACGTCCCACCCGGCTGCTGACCGGAACAGGGGTTGCGTTCAATCTGGGTCTTCTGGGGTGGTACAAATACGCCGGGTTCTTCGATGATATCGCGCGGGCCGTGTCTGGCAGTGGGTTGGGCATTCCCGAGATCCTGTTGCCTTTGGGCATTTCCTTTTTCACCTTCCAGCAGATCGCCTATCTGGTTGACATCCATCAGGGTAAGGCAAAACCGGGCGACGCGCTGGAATACCTCTTTTTCGTCTCCTTCTTTCCGCAACTCATCGCCGGGCCGATCGTTCACCACCGCGACATGATCCCCCAATTGTCACAGCCTCGATTTGCCATGTTCAAGTCCGAGGACATCGCGTCAGGGCTTGTTCTGTTTTGCATTGGTTTGGCCAAGAAAGTCCTGATCGCGGACGGGCTGGCCCCCGGGGCGGATGCCATGTTCCAAGCGCAATCGCTGGGAATAGAGCTGAGCCTTGCCGAAGCATGGTTGGGAATGCTGTGTTACACGTTCCAGATCTACTTTGATTTTTCGGGCTACGCAGACATGGCTTTGGGCCTTGGCCTGCTCTTTGGGCTGAAGTTGCCGGTCAACTTCAACTCTCCGTACAAATCCACCGATATCATCGAGTTCTGGCGGCGGTGGCACATAACGCTGTCCACATTCCTGCGGGATTACCTTTATATCCCGTTTGGCGGGAGTCGACACGGACCTGTTCGCCGGTATGCAAACCTTTGGATTGTGATGTTGCTTGGTGGTCTGTGGCATGGGGCCGGGTGGCAGTTCGTTGTCTGGGGTGGTTTGCACGGGGCATATCTGACAGCGGCTCATTTCTGGCGGGCAAACAGCATGCCCAAGCTTTCACCAAAAATTGGGTTTGCGTTGACCTTTGCCGCTGTGGTCATCGCCTGGGTGTTTTTCTGCGCGGAAACCGTGCACCAGGCATTCGCCGTTCTGCACGCAATGTTTGGCGCGACAACGGTAAATTACACGTCAGTCGTCGTATTTCCTGAGTTGAACCCGCTTTTGGTCACCCTGCTTCTGGCCATGCTCCTTGCGTTCTTTGCACCGAATTCAATCGAGATTTCAAAAAGGCTGGAAACTCCGTCAATCAGGACATCGCGGTCCCTTTGGTACGCCGTCGGCGGGTGTATTGCTGCTTTGTCCCTTACTCATCTTTATTCAAGTGGAAGCCATGCATTCATTTACTTTCAGTTTTGA
- a CDS encoding class I adenylate-forming enzyme family protein yields MTLHPGQQEIGTLGAKLTEQGFPDSLPAFCAAQAEKYGDAIALDYFQDGVQLSYKALHRRSNRIAANLLARGYRKGAHIAVMLPNGPASALIWFAIMKIGAVIVPVNTAYGGKELDYILNQSDAQALIIGDQFLPGLQEMTNRPDILTDPMVVVSGELGDLETGEELADFDPGYAVTAHDLANLQYTSGTTGFPKGCMLTQDYWIVLSHSIAQVHTHYGNRNLFFWAPFFYMDGQWSFLSAMAIGGKAIIASKMSLTKFLGWLHEHEAHYCVLPEPILKAVPPAPEDANIPLNYVHAFGWRPSARAEAEARFNLVARDSFGMTEVGPAIICPQAAGEKLETNTCGLAAPFRETRVVDENGAECAPGQAGELQIRGRSIMLGYYKRSDANADSFDGDWFRSGDLFVKDADGYHRIVGRLKEMIKRAGENISASEVESAMREAPQIAEAAAIAVPDEMRREEVMVLVKLAEGVGCSDMLPQAIAAHSERLAAFKRPRYIAYVEEFPRTATNKIAKSQILASHVIGSVFDTQGMQELSAEELSDLL; encoded by the coding sequence ATGACCCTTCATCCTGGCCAGCAAGAGATCGGCACCTTGGGCGCGAAACTGACAGAACAGGGTTTTCCCGACAGCCTGCCTGCATTCTGCGCGGCACAGGCCGAGAAATACGGCGACGCCATCGCGCTGGACTATTTTCAGGACGGGGTGCAACTGAGCTACAAGGCGCTGCACCGCCGCTCGAACCGGATCGCCGCCAACCTGCTCGCTCGGGGCTATCGCAAGGGCGCGCACATCGCGGTGATGCTGCCCAATGGGCCCGCCTCGGCCCTGATCTGGTTTGCAATCATGAAAATCGGTGCTGTCATCGTGCCCGTGAACACCGCCTACGGCGGCAAGGAGCTGGATTACATCCTGAACCAATCCGACGCGCAGGCGCTGATCATCGGTGATCAATTCCTGCCTGGGCTCCAAGAAATGACCAATCGCCCCGACATTTTGACCGATCCAATGGTGGTTGTGTCCGGCGAGCTCGGCGACCTGGAAACGGGCGAAGAGTTGGCCGACTTTGATCCTGGCTATGCCGTCACGGCGCATGATCTGGCCAACCTGCAATACACCTCTGGCACCACTGGCTTTCCCAAGGGCTGCATGCTGACGCAGGACTATTGGATCGTACTCAGTCATTCGATTGCCCAAGTTCACACCCACTATGGCAACCGCAACCTGTTCTTTTGGGCCCCGTTTTTCTACATGGACGGGCAGTGGTCGTTCTTGTCGGCCATGGCCATCGGCGGCAAGGCCATCATCGCGTCCAAGATGAGCCTGACCAAGTTCCTGGGCTGGCTGCACGAGCATGAGGCGCATTACTGCGTGCTGCCCGAACCCATCCTGAAAGCCGTGCCACCTGCACCAGAAGACGCCAATATCCCGTTGAACTATGTGCACGCCTTTGGCTGGCGCCCTTCTGCGCGGGCCGAGGCCGAGGCACGGTTCAACCTTGTGGCCCGCGACAGTTTTGGCATGACCGAGGTCGGCCCGGCCATCATCTGCCCGCAGGCGGCAGGTGAGAAGCTGGAAACCAACACCTGCGGTCTGGCCGCCCCGTTTCGGGAAACCCGCGTGGTCGATGAAAACGGCGCAGAATGCGCCCCGGGCCAAGCTGGAGAGCTACAAATCCGTGGCCGGTCGATCATGCTGGGCTACTACAAACGCTCTGATGCCAATGCCGACAGCTTTGATGGCGATTGGTTTCGCTCGGGCGACCTGTTCGTCAAGGACGCTGATGGCTATCACCGCATCGTGGGGCGGCTCAAAGAGATGATCAAACGCGCGGGCGAAAACATCTCTGCCAGCGAAGTAGAATCCGCCATGCGGGAGGCCCCGCAGATCGCCGAAGCTGCCGCTATTGCAGTTCCAGACGAGATGCGCCGCGAAGAAGTTATGGTGTTGGTAAAACTGGCTGAAGGGGTGGGCTGCTCTGACATGCTGCCTCAAGCAATTGCGGCTCATTCGGAGCGGTTGGCCGCCTTCAAACGACCTAGATACATAGCATATGTCGAAGAGTTTCCCCGAACCGCAACGAACAAGATCGCAAAGTCCCAAATTCTGGCAAGTCACGTGATCGGGTCGGTTTTCGACACTCAGGGCATGCAAGAATTGTCCGCCGAAGAGCTGTCTGACCTTCTGTAA
- a CDS encoding enoyl-CoA hydratase/isomerase family protein has protein sequence MLNYEKSGHIATITIDNPPVNVFTPTMHKQMFEILQEFNADRDIYCGILTGAGDRAFSAGDDIKSKRPDRTREEIVDRHLNPSRSFDTQEYPGWEHEVMTMPRYKPIVGAANGYCFGQGFIYFNLLSDIRYAATNAVFGMPEIAYGMGGAGAALSLGKMIPHVAAMELLLLGEKIDAEKAQRLFLVNDVVEPDKLMDTAWAAAERIASHPPMGVRVEMESYQRGFDMSRSDSMAMAGHMYRLARSVQPTQPPLAEQGAAE, from the coding sequence ATGCTGAACTACGAGAAATCCGGCCACATCGCCACGATCACCATCGACAACCCGCCGGTGAATGTCTTCACCCCGACGATGCACAAGCAAATGTTCGAGATCCTGCAAGAGTTCAACGCAGACAGGGACATCTATTGCGGAATTCTGACCGGGGCCGGGGACCGCGCGTTCAGCGCAGGCGACGACATCAAATCCAAACGCCCGGACCGCACGCGCGAGGAAATCGTTGACCGGCATTTGAACCCCTCGCGGTCCTTCGACACGCAGGAATATCCAGGGTGGGAGCATGAGGTGATGACAATGCCCCGCTACAAACCCATTGTCGGCGCCGCAAACGGGTATTGCTTTGGTCAGGGGTTCATCTACTTCAATCTTCTGTCGGACATCCGCTATGCTGCGACCAATGCGGTCTTTGGCATGCCCGAGATTGCCTATGGTATGGGCGGGGCGGGTGCTGCGCTGTCACTTGGCAAGATGATCCCCCATGTCGCCGCGATGGAGCTGCTGTTGCTGGGTGAAAAGATCGACGCGGAGAAGGCGCAGCGGCTGTTTCTGGTCAATGACGTGGTGGAACCAGACAAGCTGATGGACACCGCCTGGGCCGCTGCAGAACGCATCGCCTCGCATCCCCCAATGGGTGTGCGGGTCGAGATGGAAAGCTATCAGCGCGGTTTTGACATGAGCCGATCCGACAGTATGGCGATGGCCGGTCACATGTATCGTCTGGCCCGCTCGGTCCAACCCACGCAACCGCCACTGGCGGAACAAGGAGCGGCGGAATGA
- a CDS encoding ABC transporter permease codes for MQERNLPLALFYVLVVIFLFFPILIVVPISFSNGRFLSFPPEEFGLRWYINYFNEPVWMAATFRSLRVALGASILATFVGTLSVIGLGRKRSKTSGALTALFVAPAIVPNIIVALGVFILAVRMGVSDNELTLICAHAAIGLPFVVLMVGSAYRQIDPTLERAARIMGAGPLRAFLTATLPPLTPAILSAGIFAFFVSFDELIISLFLMSSAETLPMRIWNDLRFEINPTIAAVSVFFVVVTTLAMTIAELLRRRAEKNNAA; via the coding sequence ATGCAAGAGCGGAACCTGCCTCTCGCCCTGTTCTACGTCCTTGTGGTGATCTTTCTGTTCTTCCCGATCCTGATCGTGGTGCCGATTTCGTTTTCTAATGGCCGCTTCCTCAGCTTCCCGCCCGAAGAGTTCGGCCTGAGGTGGTACATCAACTACTTCAATGAACCGGTCTGGATGGCCGCCACCTTCCGCAGCCTGCGCGTGGCCCTTGGGGCGAGCATCCTGGCGACCTTTGTCGGTACACTTTCGGTGATTGGCCTGGGGCGCAAACGCAGCAAGACAAGCGGCGCGCTGACCGCCCTTTTCGTGGCCCCGGCCATCGTGCCCAACATCATCGTGGCGCTCGGGGTGTTCATCCTCGCTGTGCGCATGGGTGTCAGCGACAATGAACTGACCTTGATCTGCGCCCATGCTGCCATCGGCCTTCCCTTTGTGGTGCTCATGGTCGGCTCAGCCTATCGCCAAATCGACCCGACGCTGGAGCGTGCCGCGCGGATCATGGGCGCAGGCCCCTTGCGCGCCTTTCTGACTGCAACCCTGCCACCGCTCACCCCGGCGATCCTGTCCGCAGGCATCTTTGCCTTTTTCGTCAGCTTTGACGAGCTCATCATTTCACTGTTCCTGATGTCGAGCGCTGAGACCCTGCCGATGCGGATCTGGAACGACCTGCGGTTCGAAATCAACCCAACCATTGCTGCCGTCAGCGTGTTCTTTGTCGTGGTCACCACCCTTGCGATGACCATTGCCGAACTGCTGCGTCGGCGCGCGGAAAAGAACAACGCGGCCTGA
- a CDS encoding ABC transporter permease translates to MTKRLTLLPGIALILMLFLIPVGIVFQQGLFDPVFTTEHFVRFATRGAYMRIFWSTLQISTVVALVCLLVGYPIAYFIVRQAPARRPFLMFLVLVPMWMSILARTYSWMVVLGKEGIINQSLIWLGLVDEPIKMLFTTGAVYVAMVQIMLPILIVTCFSSMTEIDQSLLRAARIMGASPRKAFREVFLPLSAEGAITGTLIVFILSMGFFIVPALLGGRRDAMLANVISGQVSQTNWGFAAALSIVLLGATLLVLFLVRGASAKLVHHQEEAH, encoded by the coding sequence ATGACCAAGCGGCTGACATTGTTGCCCGGCATTGCCCTGATCCTGATGCTGTTCCTGATCCCGGTCGGGATCGTGTTTCAGCAGGGGCTGTTCGACCCGGTGTTCACGACCGAGCACTTCGTGCGCTTCGCCACCCGCGGCGCCTATATGCGGATCTTCTGGAGCACGCTTCAAATCTCGACCGTGGTGGCGCTGGTCTGTTTGTTGGTCGGCTATCCCATCGCCTATTTCATTGTCCGCCAAGCCCCAGCCCGTCGCCCGTTCCTGATGTTCCTTGTGCTGGTGCCGATGTGGATGTCCATTCTGGCACGCACCTATTCCTGGATGGTGGTTCTGGGCAAAGAGGGGATCATAAATCAAAGCCTCATCTGGCTGGGTCTGGTCGATGAACCGATCAAGATGCTCTTCACCACCGGCGCTGTCTATGTGGCGATGGTGCAGATCATGTTGCCGATCCTGATCGTCACCTGCTTTTCCTCGATGACCGAAATTGACCAATCCTTGCTGCGCGCCGCCCGCATCATGGGCGCGAGCCCGCGCAAAGCCTTTCGCGAGGTGTTCCTGCCGCTCTCAGCCGAAGGCGCGATCACCGGCACGCTGATCGTCTTCATCCTGTCTATGGGCTTTTTCATCGTGCCCGCACTGCTGGGTGGACGTCGCGACGCGATGCTGGCCAATGTCATCAGCGGTCAGGTCAGTCAGACCAACTGGGGCTTTGCCGCCGCGCTGTCGATTGTCCTGCTGGGCGCAACGCTGCTGGTGTTGTTTCTGGTCCGGGGCGCATCCGCCAAACTGGTCCACCATCAAGAGGAGGCACACTGA
- a CDS encoding ABC transporter substrate-binding protein translates to MTIKTTFTALTLGATLAAGTAWADSSITYAGSGGGLGQVMKGVFDDPFTAETGIAVNALATSDRASALKAMQIAGKVTWDVTELNPIEYATASLSGWLAPLDWAAIDPSGALPDEAKLPDAGIAATFSTIMAVRTDELPDGKQMTSWADFWDVEGFPGGRALQNQPIDNLEFALIADGVAPADVYTALATEAGQDRAFAKLDEIKPHITAWWTAGAQPVQMLSDGEVAYTSAWNGRITKLASEGVPVEINWNGGGIKASYVAIVKGSENVETGQQFISYMMTNPERAAQFASMVPYPGMVKGLYDHIPADKGAMMPTHPDNVGKQFVTDAVFWGKNLGPLKERWEDWILE, encoded by the coding sequence ATGACCATCAAAACCACATTCACCGCGCTGACGCTTGGCGCGACCCTCGCCGCAGGGACGGCCTGGGCCGACAGCTCCATCACCTATGCCGGGTCCGGCGGCGGTCTGGGCCAAGTGATGAAAGGTGTCTTCGACGACCCGTTCACCGCCGAAACAGGCATTGCGGTCAATGCCTTGGCGACCTCGGACCGGGCTTCGGCCCTCAAAGCGATGCAGATTGCGGGCAAGGTGACCTGGGACGTGACCGAGCTGAACCCGATCGAATACGCCACCGCCTCGCTTTCGGGCTGGCTGGCGCCGCTGGACTGGGCCGCCATCGACCCATCCGGCGCGCTGCCGGATGAGGCAAAGCTGCCCGACGCGGGCATCGCCGCCACCTTTTCGACCATCATGGCCGTGCGCACGGATGAGCTCCCGGATGGCAAACAGATGACGTCCTGGGCGGATTTCTGGGATGTCGAGGGCTTCCCAGGCGGGCGCGCGTTGCAAAACCAGCCCATCGACAACCTGGAATTTGCCCTGATCGCCGACGGCGTTGCTCCGGCAGATGTCTACACCGCTCTGGCCACCGAAGCGGGACAGGACCGCGCCTTTGCCAAGCTGGATGAGATCAAGCCCCACATCACCGCCTGGTGGACCGCTGGCGCGCAGCCCGTGCAGATGCTGTCGGATGGTGAAGTCGCCTATACCTCGGCCTGGAACGGGCGCATCACCAAGCTGGCGTCCGAAGGTGTGCCGGTGGAAATCAACTGGAACGGCGGCGGCATCAAGGCGTCATATGTGGCCATTGTGAAGGGCTCGGAGAACGTAGAGACCGGGCAGCAATTCATCAGCTACATGATGACAAACCCCGAACGCGCTGCACAGTTTGCTTCGATGGTGCCATATCCGGGCATGGTCAAAGGGCTTTATGACCACATCCCCGCAGACAAGGGCGCGATGATGCCGACCCATCCCGACAACGTTGGCAAACAGTTCGTCACCGACGCCGTGTTCTGGGGCAAGAACCTCGGCCCGCTGAAAGAGCGTTGGGAAGACTGGATCCTCGAATAA
- a CDS encoding ABC transporter ATP-binding protein, with translation MQGSRVHFENVTKSFGETVALTDFNLDIAPGEFVTLLGASGSGKSTALNILAGFSDATSGEVFIHDRPLTGVAPEHRNVGMVFQNFALFPHKTVAENVAFPLRMRKVARNEIDRRVKAALEMVRLDAFAARKPAALSGGQRQRVALARAVVFEPPVLLMDECLSALDLKLREELQDEIRRIHREIGTTVLFVTHDQTEALTMSDRIAILEGGKIVQIDAPEVLYDRPRTRFVADFIGQSNMFDLSAVTDGKAAVADLGIEIPVSDPTAVAISIRPERLRVVLGDDTSGLSVFQGVVEDETFYGPVVAQTVRLPSGRQLEVRSQRSGHDRLPHTGEAITLGFDSADAAPLAAT, from the coding sequence ATGCAAGGCTCGCGCGTTCACTTTGAGAATGTCACCAAATCCTTTGGGGAAACGGTCGCGTTGACCGACTTCAACCTGGATATCGCACCAGGGGAGTTCGTGACCCTTCTGGGGGCCTCAGGGTCAGGCAAGTCGACCGCGCTGAACATCTTGGCGGGTTTTTCGGATGCCACATCGGGTGAGGTTTTCATCCATGACCGCCCGTTGACCGGCGTAGCGCCCGAACATCGCAATGTCGGCATGGTGTTCCAGAACTTTGCCCTGTTTCCGCACAAGACCGTGGCCGAAAACGTGGCGTTCCCCTTGCGCATGCGCAAAGTCGCGCGGAACGAGATTGATCGCCGGGTAAAGGCGGCGCTGGAGATGGTGCGGCTTGACGCCTTTGCCGCGCGCAAGCCTGCTGCTTTGTCCGGCGGACAACGTCAGCGCGTCGCCCTGGCCCGCGCCGTGGTGTTTGAGCCACCCGTTCTGCTGATGGACGAATGCCTGTCCGCGCTGGACCTGAAGCTGCGCGAAGAGCTGCAAGACGAGATCCGCCGCATTCACCGAGAGATCGGAACGACGGTGCTGTTTGTCACCCACGATCAGACCGAAGCACTGACCATGTCGGACCGCATCGCCATCCTCGAGGGGGGCAAGATCGTTCAGATCGACGCGCCCGAGGTGCTCTATGACCGACCCCGCACCCGCTTTGTCGCGGATTTCATCGGTCAATCGAACATGTTCGACCTCTCTGCCGTCACAGACGGCAAGGCGGCCGTTGCAGACCTGGGGATCGAAATTCCCGTGTCCGATCCAACCGCCGTCGCAATCAGCATCCGCCCCGAACGCTTGCGCGTGGTTCTGGGGGACGACACCTCGGGCCTTTCCGTTTTCCAAGGGGTTGTCGAGGACGAGACATTTTACGGCCCGGTCGTGGCGCAAACCGTGCGCCTGCCCTCGGGCCGCCAGCTCGAGGTGCGCAGCCAGCGATCGGGCCATGACCGTCTGCCACATACAGGCGAGGCCATCACGCTGGGTTTTGACTCGGCAGACGCCGCGCCATTGGCCGCCACCTGA